GTGCAAAGGCTGAATTTTCATCAATACCAAATGTTAATTTACCACCTGTTAAGTCATAGGCGAATGGAACACCATTATCATTTGCATCAGTTATAGGTGCATTAGGATTGATAAAGTTTAATTGTGAATTATATGAAGGAGTTGTTGTATCTGAAGATGCATGTGAAATTTCAGAGCTTATAAATAAGTTGTTGCCTTGCCATTCACCACCGACTCTAAATATTTGTGTATCAGTTACACGTGCACCAGTATCACTATTGAAACGTAAGTTTGGATCTGAATCGTGAATAGCTGAATTAGGTTGGATTGTTCCTGTTTGAGCAAATTGCATACTACCTAAGTTGACACCATCTAATGAGCCAAAATTAACAGTTTCAAAAGTATCAGGTACACTATCGGCACGGAAACCAGCAACACCAGAAGCTTGAACACGCGTACTTTCTTGACGTTGTTCTTGTTTAGTTAAAACAGCATCAACAAAAAATTTCATATCGTCATTAGGAGCATATTCTACGGTACCAGCAAAGTTTGATGTTTCATATTCAAAATTTTCTAATTCTTGGTTTAAGAATTGAATACCAACATAATCACCTGTTGTAGCATTATCTGTAGTAGGTTCAGCATCTCTGTCAACACGAGGGCGAAATGAAGTTGCTTCTTGCTCTGTATAACTACCACTTACTACTACACCGATTTTACCACCGGAATCAAGTTCCCAGTTATCACCGTATGCACCAGAAAAACGAGGCATAATTCCGTCAGTAGTTAAACTACTATCTTCACCTTGAATGCGCACAGAACCTAAAGTTTCAGTTAATTCTAGCGGACGAATAGTACGTAAGTTAATTGTACCACCAATTGAACCCTCAGTAGTTTTTGCTGTAGGTGCTTTAGTTACTTCAACACCAGCGATAATGGCAGCAGAAAGATCTTCGAAGTTCATACCTGTACGGCCGCCACCAGTACCAACGGTAGACGCACCGTTAATTTCAACGCGGTTTGCGTTAGTACCACGAATTTGTACACCCGTACCAACACCAGCTGTTCTTGTAATTTGTACACCAGTAATATTTTCAAGTACTTCGGCTAAATTTTGATCGGGTAATTTACCGATATCAATCGCATTAATTACTTCTGTTAAATTATTGGTATTACGTTTTTCTGCTAGTGCGCTAGTTAAAGATCCTCGCATACCCGTAACAGAGATTACTTCAATTTCGGCTTCTTTTTGTACGGTATTAGCTGGCTCATCAGCAGCTACTGCTGCAAATGGAAGTGCTAAACCTAAACACGCAACAGATAAGTTATTGCGAATGCTTTTGCCTGTAAACAGTTGTTGAACTGTAGCAGCTAGCTTTGTTTTTTTAGTAGTTATAATGTTTTTCATATTCCCCGCCTTCATATTATTGGTTTAATAATAGTTCAAAATTTATTGGGCTTTTATTTTTGAACTTTTATAATTTTAATTAGACAACAACTTAAACTAACCAATAATCATAAAATTGTCAACAATCTATTATTACCAATATCCTGTATATTCAACATAAGCAACGGTTATTGGTAATGAGTTACGGTAACCAGCTGATATATAATAATTAATATAATTTAAATTTTATTTGGTGATTTATAGATTAGAGTAATTACACTTATATAAGAAAAATTAACTAGTTTTAGATGGATATTATTAATCTTATAAAAAACCACAGAATAATCCTTTTAAATCAGTAGATTAACAATAAACAACGAGCTTTCAGATGTATTTATTTAAAACAATCAATAACTTAAAAAATATACCGATAATCATGCCTATATTATCCGTAATCCAAAGAGGTTAATACCAATTGGTATTAACCCTTTATAGATATTAATCACTATATTAATTGCTATGGTAAGTTTGTTATATGATCTTACACAGGAGTGTTCTGATTATTACAAAGAGAAATAAAATAGGTATATGTACAGTTAAACAATATTGGTGGGAAAATTGAATGATTGATAAAAAATTAACGGCTGTTGATACATAATAGATAGCTCATCTACCTATTATGTATCAACAATCAACTAAAACTTAATTCTTTTGAGCGTTTTTCTTTTTAAACCACGTATACCCTTTATATACCACTAGCGCAAAAACAACCCAAAAAGTAATATGATAAAAGGTGTGAAGAGAGCCATCGCCTAATGCGTGATCTGTATGTGCAAATGCTTGGGCGGTAAATAAGCTCAAAAAACTAATAAGTATTGTTAAAACGTTCATAATAAATCCTTAAAATAATGGGAATAAGTAAAGTAAAAATAACTAACTGATAGCCTAAATTTAAACTATCAACTAGATTGTTCTCAAAAAACAGTTTTATAGAAACGAGCGCTATAAATAACTAGCTTTGTAAAAATCAGATCAATCAAAAATTAAATTTTTAACATACCTTCTTTTTCAATAAATTCGATTATCTCGGCTAAACCTTGTTTAGTTTTCATATTAGAGAAGATAAACTTCTTATCGCCGCGCATCTTTTTAGTGTCTCTGTCCATCACTTCAAGTGAAGCACCCACTAAATCAGCAACATCAATCTTATTAATAATCAGTAAATCAGATTTAGTTATACCAGGACCACCTTTACGTGGAATTTTATCGCCTGCTGAGACATCAATAACATAAATGGTTAAATCAGATAATTCAGGGCTAAAAGTAGCGCTTAAGTTATCACCACCACTTTCAATTAACACGAAGTCTAAATTAGGGTGTAATGCTTGTAGCTCATCAATAGCGGCTAAGTTCATCGAAGCATCTTCACGAATAGCGGTATGAGGACAACCACCAGTTTCTACGCCCATAATTCTATCTGCTGCTAGTGCATCATTTTTAGTTAAAAATTCAGCATCTTCACGGGTATAAATATCGTTAGTAACTACAGCCATATTATATGTATCACGTAAGGCTAAACATAACTCGCGTAATAGGGCTGTTTTTCCTGAACCAACAGGACCACCAACACCAATACGTAAAACTTGTTTTTTCATTTTATATTCTCTTAATATCTTTTAAATAAATTGTATTTTGAACCATAATTGCACTTTTAACACCATAAACTCTAAACGATAAGTTCAAGTAATAAGTTTGAATCGCAAACAATTGCTACGAGCGAAACAGTCGTGAATATTGTGTTTCATGCCAAGCACTCGCCATCGCTAAATGCGGCAAACTAGTCCCTATATCTTCATCAGCTACCTTGTTCGACTTTTCAATAATGGTTAATGTATTTTCAGTTAACTCAAAGAGTAAATTTTGTGCTTGGGTTTGGCCAAGTGGCACAAGCTTTGTTGCAGCCGCAACTTGATTATCGATATATGTCCAACAGTAACCACTTTGTGCTGAAATTAAATCAAGTTTAAAAACATACGCGCAAAGTGCAAAAGCACTAACAAAACTAATTTCTTGTAAATCGATTATTGCTTGGTAAGGCGTGATATCAATACTATCAAGTTGCTTAATCAAACGTATCAACGCTTTTCCCATTGCTAAATCAGCCAACAATAATTCATGACTTTCTCGACAAGCAATCAAATGAGTATTCCATTCGCTAAACACCGCTAAATCATCATTGTTTAATGCGGTAAATAATCGCTTTAAAATAGCTAAGTCAGTTTGCGCAATAGATTCTGCTAAGTTAATATTTATCCAACTAGCGGTCGTTTCAGGTGATACTAACCAGCCCATTTCCACCGCATACTCTAACCCTTGAGAAAACGAAAAACCACCAACAGGCAAATTAGCACTACATAGCTGTAAAAGCCTATTAAGTTGAATTGGATCAGCTTGTGGCTTTTCTAATGACTCAGTTACTGAAGCAACAGGTTTAACTTCTGACGCTTTAGTATACGTGTTAGTGTGCATGAGAATGTGAGTGCCCATGACTGCCTTTGCTATAAGCACCATTTTCAGGTTCGAAAACAGTCGGCGTATGGTCAACCGTTAAACCGTATTTTTCCGCAAGCTCTTCTAACACATAGTCAGGCTTAAAGCGTACCCATAACTCGCCAATTTGTAATGAAGTATGGCGATTACCTAAGTGATAACAGACTTTACAAAAAGTTAACCAATCGGTTGCCGTTGCCGTCGCTACGGGTTCATTAGCACCTTTAATTTCAATAAATTGACCACATTCAGTTTTTAAAACTTCCCCCACTAACAAGGGGTGACCACGTTCCATAAAAATACCAATATCTAAACCACTATCAGTTTTACTTTTAATTCGGGCTTTTTTTCGCGTGTCTTGATCTAACGTAATTGAATCGGCTATTTCACTATGAGTATGATCTAAACGTTCATATGCTTGTAACATGTATTTTCCTAACCTTTCTAATTTTCTTTAATAACTAACGATTAATGCTCATGCTTTGTTCAATGAAGAACAATTAAAACAGACAGTATAATTGTGCGAGAGGCAATGAAGTTGCTGGCTCACATGTTAATAGCTCGCCGTTAGCGCGTACTTCATAAGTTTGCGCATCCACTTCAATTTTTGGTTGCCAATTATTATGAATCATATCGTCTTTACCAATATTTCTCGTGTTTTTACAAACACCAACTAAGCGTGTCATACCAATTTTTTCAGGTACACCGGCATCAATTGAAGCTTTAGACATAAAAGTCATCGATGTTTGCGCTGCCGCACTCCCGAGTGCGCCAAACATTTTACGATAATAAACCGGTTGTGGCGTTGGAATTGATGCATTGGCATCTCCCATTGGCGCTGCGGCAATCATGCCAGACTTTAAAATAGTCGCCGGTTTAATCCCAAAAAATGCAGGTTTCCATAACACAAGATCAGCTAATTTACCGACTTCAATAGAGCCAACTTCGTGACTAATGCCGTGGCTAATCGCTGGATTGATGGTATATTTTGCGATATAACGTTTAGCACGAAAGTTATCGTTACGTTCAGTATCAGGCGCTAAAGGTCCACGCTGCTGCTTCATTTTATGGGCAGTTTGCCAAGTACGCGTGATCATTTCACCGACACGGCCCATTGCTTGTGAATCAGACGAAATCATACTGATAGCACCCAAATCATGCATAATATCTTCAGCGGCAATACTTTCTTTACGGATACGTGAATCAGCAAAGGCAATATCTTCTGGAATTGATGGATTTAAATGATGACACACCATTAACATGTCTAAATGTTCATCAATAGTGTTAACAGTATAAGGTCTTGTTGGGTTAGTTGACGAAGGTAACACATTCGGTTCGCCACAAGCGCGGATAATATCAGGTGAATGTCCACCGCCCGCACCTTCAGTATGATAGGTATGAATAGTACGCCCTTTAAATGCTGCCAAGGTATCTTCAACAAAACCAGACTCATTCAAGGTATCGGTATGAATAGCAATTTGCACATCATAACGCTCTGCTACTGATAAACAGTTATCAATTGCTGCTGGTGTTGTGCCCCAATCTTCATGCAACTTTAACCCACAAACGCCCGCTTCAATTTGTTCTTCAAGGGCAATAGGTAAACTCGCATTACCTTTACCGAGAAAACCAAAGTTCATTGGGAGATCATTGGTTGCTTGTAGCATTTTATGAATATACCAAGGACCTGGCGTGCAAGTAGTCGCTTTAGTGCCTGTTGCAGGGCCTGTTCCGCCACCAATCATGGTAGTAACGCCAGACATTAATGCTTCATCGACTTGTTGTGGGCAAATAAAATGAATATGCGCATCAATACCACCAGCGGTAAGAATTTGACCTTCACCGGCGATAACTTCGGTGCCAGGACCTACTTCAATATCAATATTGTCTTGAATATCAGGGTTACCTGCTTTACCGATAATAGCAACACGGCCGTCTTTAATACCAACATCGGCCTTAACGATGCCCCAATGATCAAGAATAAGGGCATTGGTAATAACCAAATCTACCGTGTCAGCACAAGATGCTTGGCTTTGTCCCATACCATCACGAATAACTTTACCGCCACCAAAGGTTATTTCTTCACCATATTCAGTAAAATCTTTTTCTACTTCTATCCATAAGTCGGTATCTGCCAAACGAACTCGATCGCCAGTGGTAGGCCCAAACATATGTGCATAGGAGTGTTTATCAATAGTAGCCATATTATACTTCTCCCTCTAAGCTGCCTTGAATGTCACCACGAAAACCGAATACGCGGCGCTTGCCACGATAAGCGATTAAAGTCACTTCACGTTCTTGACCGGGTTCAAAGCGAACAGCGGTACTTGAGGTAATGTCTAAACGATAACCTCGCGTTAATTCTCGGTCGAATTTAAGTGCGCTGTTCACTTCATAAAAATGATAATGTGAGCCAACTTGAATCGGGCGATCACCCGAATTAGCAACGGTTATCTTTATCTGCTCACGACCCACATTGAGTTCGCGGTTACCACTGTCTGTTTTTATTTCACCAGGGATCATAATGGCTTCTCTCATGATTAATGTTTAACTAAAATCAACTAAGTAAATCAATTACAAAAATCAATTAAATAATGGGGTTGTGAACGGTAACAAGCTTAGTTCCATCAAGGAATGTTGCTTCAACTTGCACATCAGAAATTAATTCGGCAACCCCTTCCATCACTTGATCACGCGTTAGTAAAGTACGACCGTAATCCATCATTTCAGCAACGGTTTTACCATCACGAGCGCCCTCAACAATTTCCATAGAAATATAAGCCATCGCCTCAGGGTAATTTAATTTTACGCCACGTTTTAAACGTCGTTCAGCTAATAGTGCCGCAGTGAAGAGCAATAACTTGTCTTTTTCTCTTGGTAATAAATCCATACGTTTCTCTGCTTTATTTTAAATTGATAACTATTCATTTAGCGATAATATTGTAAATTAAGTGTGCCAAACACGTGGGATATTGGCCTCTTTATTGAGGTATAGCGGTCTTATCTTCTGCCATAACTGAATAAAAAGTGCCTTGCACTCTTCTGCATGCTGTCCCAAATAACGTATCACTAATAATTTACGTATTTGGCTAATACTAATTTTGTGCTCTGCACCCGCTTCAAGCATACATTCACGTAATTTTTCCACAAGAACTTTATTGTCAGCAACACTCAGTTGCTCATCAGGCACGTAAGCCATAAAGGTAGCAAAAACACTGTGATTATTTAAACCTGCCATATGCTGATGGATGTCATTGTCAGGCTTAATCGCTATTCTATCGTGATACATTAATGTACCTTCACAATACACTCGATTTAACTGTGTATAGCTGCCTTGTTTAAATAAATGACCTGCACTTGGTAAACCTAAGCAAGTAATATCCCAACCTAAGTAAGCGCTATCTTTTGTTAAATGTACATCAACAGTATTAAAGCCATCAGCACCTTCATACACAATCGTTTCTAATGGAAAGTTTTCACATTTGGCCTTAGCAGCGAGTCTCAGTTCACAATACTGTACTTGCTTAGAGTCGCCAATAGAAAGATCTTCACGGGCACGATAAAAACGATTAGCACCCGGAGTTGTCACTAAACTATGGGCTTGCTCATTAACTTGAATCTTGATTCGCAGTTCATCCCCCGAAACTATGCCTGCTGGTGGATGCAATAAATAGATATGCGCGCAATCCCGCCCTTCTGGGTAAAACGCTTTTTGCACGGTTAATGGGCCTTGTCGCTTAGTACGCGTAAGCTGACTACCATTAGGGGTTAAGCTGAATTCTAGAAATAAATTAGCAAGCCATGAATTTTTAGGTACATGAGCAATAGTCGTTACATTATTGATGACATTTTTTTCTGCGCTTGTATCTAAGGTATTAGATTTATCTTCAATGTTTTCTATCATTTTTATTGTGGCTACTTTTCAACGTACTTTATAGGCGTTTTCTATTTTATGACTAAAAACGCCCAGAAGTATAGTGTATTACTCGATAAAACAGTGACTTGATTAATGCTTTACGATTAAACGGCTAAATATTTACCAACTAGTTCATCAGTTAATTCAGGCATTGGACCCGTTGCAATAACATGACCTTTCTCCATTAACACAAACTCTTCACCAACAGCACGCGCAAATGGCAATTTCTGCTCAACCAAAACAATGGTAATGCCATGTTCTTTATTTAGCTT
The sequence above is a segment of the Colwellia sp. 20A7 genome. Coding sequences within it:
- a CDS encoding urease subunit gamma, which encodes MDLLPREKDKLLLFTAALLAERRLKRGVKLNYPEAMAYISMEIVEGARDGKTVAEMMDYGRTLLTRDQVMEGVAELISDVQVEATFLDGTKLVTVHNPII
- a CDS encoding urease subunit beta produces the protein MIPGEIKTDSGNRELNVGREQIKITVANSGDRPIQVGSHYHFYEVNSALKFDRELTRGYRLDITSSTAVRFEPGQEREVTLIAYRGKRRVFGFRGDIQGSLEGEV
- the ureG gene encoding urease accessory protein UreG gives rise to the protein MKKQVLRIGVGGPVGSGKTALLRELCLALRDTYNMAVVTNDIYTREDAEFLTKNDALAADRIMGVETGGCPHTAIREDASMNLAAIDELQALHPNLDFVLIESGGDNLSATFSPELSDLTIYVIDVSAGDKIPRKGGPGITKSDLLIINKIDVADLVGASLEVMDRDTKKMRGDKKFIFSNMKTKQGLAEIIEFIEKEGMLKI
- the ureC gene encoding urease subunit alpha, giving the protein MATIDKHSYAHMFGPTTGDRVRLADTDLWIEVEKDFTEYGEEITFGGGKVIRDGMGQSQASCADTVDLVITNALILDHWGIVKADVGIKDGRVAIIGKAGNPDIQDNIDIEVGPGTEVIAGEGQILTAGGIDAHIHFICPQQVDEALMSGVTTMIGGGTGPATGTKATTCTPGPWYIHKMLQATNDLPMNFGFLGKGNASLPIALEEQIEAGVCGLKLHEDWGTTPAAIDNCLSVAERYDVQIAIHTDTLNESGFVEDTLAAFKGRTIHTYHTEGAGGGHSPDIIRACGEPNVLPSSTNPTRPYTVNTIDEHLDMLMVCHHLNPSIPEDIAFADSRIRKESIAAEDIMHDLGAISMISSDSQAMGRVGEMITRTWQTAHKMKQQRGPLAPDTERNDNFRAKRYIAKYTINPAISHGISHEVGSIEVGKLADLVLWKPAFFGIKPATILKSGMIAAAPMGDANASIPTPQPVYYRKMFGALGSAAAQTSMTFMSKASIDAGVPEKIGMTRLVGVCKNTRNIGKDDMIHNNWQPKIEVDAQTYEVRANGELLTCEPATSLPLAQLYCLF
- a CDS encoding urease accessory protein UreF, with the protein product MHTNTYTKASEVKPVASVTESLEKPQADPIQLNRLLQLCSANLPVGGFSFSQGLEYAVEMGWLVSPETTASWININLAESIAQTDLAILKRLFTALNNDDLAVFSEWNTHLIACRESHELLLADLAMGKALIRLIKQLDSIDITPYQAIIDLQEISFVSAFALCAYVFKLDLISAQSGYCWTYIDNQVAAATKLVPLGQTQAQNLLFELTENTLTIIEKSNKVADEDIGTSLPHLAMASAWHETQYSRLFRS
- the ureE gene encoding urease accessory protein UreE, with product MLQAYERLDHTHSEIADSITLDQDTRKKARIKSKTDSGLDIGIFMERGHPLLVGEVLKTECGQFIEIKGANEPVATATATDWLTFCKVCYHLGNRHTSLQIGELWVRFKPDYVLEELAEKYGLTVDHTPTVFEPENGAYSKGSHGHSHSHAH
- a CDS encoding urease accessory protein UreD; protein product: MIENIEDKSNTLDTSAEKNVINNVTTIAHVPKNSWLANLFLEFSLTPNGSQLTRTKRQGPLTVQKAFYPEGRDCAHIYLLHPPAGIVSGDELRIKIQVNEQAHSLVTTPGANRFYRAREDLSIGDSKQVQYCELRLAAKAKCENFPLETIVYEGADGFNTVDVHLTKDSAYLGWDITCLGLPSAGHLFKQGSYTQLNRVYCEGTLMYHDRIAIKPDNDIHQHMAGLNNHSVFATFMAYVPDEQLSVADNKVLVEKLRECMLEAGAEHKISISQIRKLLVIRYLGQHAEECKALFIQLWQKIRPLYLNKEANIPRVWHT